A region from the Simiduia sp. 21SJ11W-1 genome encodes:
- the rhaI gene encoding L-rhamnose catabolism isomerase yields MTELRINADLVAEHNQAQIAHVQEDYDALANQLARRDIDINAITEQAMAFEVAVPSWGTGTGGTRFARFPGLAEPRNIFEKLQDCAVINQLTRCTREVSPHFPWDKVDDFTELRQYADNLGLGFTCVNSNTFQDQAGQAHSYKYGSLTNTSKAAREQAIAHNIECIQWGQTLGAKALTVWVGDGSNHPGQQHFQHALERYLDSMRTIYAALPDDWQVFIEHKMFEPAFYSTVIQDWGTNVLCAMELGEKAKSLVDLGHHAPNVNIEMIVSRLIQFKKLAGFHFNDSKYGDDDLDSGSLHPYQQFLIFNELVDAEYRKQEGFAPCYMLDQSHNVTDPIESLMNSAEEVQRSYVKALLVDRSALTAAQDGNDALLASRTLKTAFNTDVNPILAMARYRAQGAIDPVTAYRAANYRTQIADQRPSSGVSGSGIV; encoded by the coding sequence ATGACAGAGCTAAGAATTAATGCCGATCTGGTGGCCGAGCACAACCAGGCCCAAATTGCCCACGTGCAAGAAGATTACGATGCGCTGGCCAACCAGCTGGCGCGACGCGACATAGACATCAATGCCATCACCGAGCAGGCCATGGCCTTTGAAGTGGCTGTGCCCTCTTGGGGAACCGGCACCGGCGGCACGCGATTCGCGCGTTTTCCGGGCTTGGCCGAGCCGCGCAATATTTTTGAAAAGCTGCAAGATTGCGCGGTGATCAATCAGCTTACGCGCTGCACCCGTGAAGTTTCGCCGCATTTTCCGTGGGACAAAGTGGACGACTTCACCGAGCTGCGCCAGTATGCCGACAACCTGGGCCTGGGCTTTACCTGTGTAAACTCCAACACCTTTCAGGATCAGGCGGGCCAGGCGCATTCCTACAAATACGGCAGCTTGACCAACACGTCAAAGGCCGCACGCGAGCAGGCCATTGCCCACAATATCGAATGCATTCAGTGGGGCCAAACACTCGGCGCCAAGGCGTTAACTGTATGGGTTGGCGATGGTTCAAACCACCCGGGCCAGCAGCACTTCCAGCACGCTCTTGAGCGCTATCTGGATTCCATGCGCACCATTTACGCAGCCTTGCCGGACGATTGGCAGGTGTTTATCGAACACAAAATGTTTGAACCTGCGTTTTACTCCACCGTCATTCAAGATTGGGGCACCAATGTGTTGTGCGCCATGGAGCTGGGCGAGAAGGCCAAATCGCTGGTTGATTTGGGGCACCACGCGCCTAACGTCAATATTGAAATGATTGTGTCGCGTTTGATTCAGTTTAAAAAGCTGGCCGGTTTCCATTTTAACGACAGCAAATACGGCGACGACGATCTCGACAGTGGCTCGCTTCACCCCTACCAGCAGTTTTTGATTTTCAACGAACTGGTAGACGCCGAATACCGCAAACAAGAAGGCTTTGCGCCCTGCTACATGCTGGATCAATCGCACAACGTAACCGACCCTATCGAATCGTTGATGAACTCGGCAGAAGAAGTGCAGCGCTCTTATGTGAAAGCCTTGTTGGTAGATCGCAGTGCGCTTACTGCCGCACAAGATGGCAACGATGCACTGTTGGCATCACGCACATTGAAAACTGCCTTCAACACCGATGTGAACCCGATTCTTGCCATGGCGCGCTACCGCGCCCAGGGCGCGATAGACCCGGTGACCGCCTACCGCGCAGCCAACTATCGCACGCAAATTGCCGACCAGCGCCCCAGCAGTGGCGTGAGCGGCTCGGGTATTGTGTAA
- a CDS encoding ROK family protein: MGGFLLGVDIGGTKCALVLASAEGQLLRREALPTNTHQPPLETLRQLAALARERFSPSHLAELLAIGISCGGPLDSQRGLILSPPNLPGWDEVPITDFFSRTFGVPAALQNDANAGALAEWRFGAGRGTRNMVFLTFGTGLGAGLILNGELYSGTNDLAGELGHIRLAEEGPLAFGKHGSFEGFCSGAGIRLLGQAAVKAAWQKNQAPTWCRTEKELAELTTKHLAHHAANGDALAQSVFAESGRRLGQGLSIVIDLLNPQRIIIGSVFARCESLIAPAAQAVIAREALPGAAAACEIVPAALGETIGDYAAIGVAQLALKQAQRL, encoded by the coding sequence ATGGGCGGTTTCCTGCTGGGCGTGGATATTGGCGGCACCAAGTGCGCCCTGGTGCTGGCCTCGGCAGAAGGCCAACTACTGCGCCGGGAAGCCCTGCCCACCAATACACATCAGCCACCGCTAGAAACCCTAAGGCAATTAGCGGCACTGGCACGCGAACGCTTTTCGCCAAGCCATTTAGCCGAACTGCTCGCCATCGGAATCAGCTGTGGTGGCCCGCTCGACAGCCAAAGAGGGCTGATTCTCTCGCCCCCCAATTTGCCAGGCTGGGATGAAGTACCCATTACCGACTTTTTTAGCCGCACCTTCGGCGTGCCGGCGGCACTGCAAAACGATGCCAATGCAGGCGCCTTGGCCGAGTGGCGTTTTGGCGCAGGCCGCGGCACGCGCAACATGGTGTTTTTAACCTTTGGTACCGGTTTAGGCGCGGGCCTCATTCTCAATGGGGAACTCTATAGCGGCACCAATGATCTGGCCGGCGAGCTAGGCCATATTCGGCTGGCAGAGGAAGGCCCTTTGGCCTTTGGTAAACACGGATCGTTTGAAGGCTTTTGTAGCGGCGCTGGCATTCGCCTGCTTGGCCAGGCAGCGGTAAAGGCTGCCTGGCAGAAAAATCAGGCGCCTACCTGGTGCCGCACAGAAAAAGAATTAGCTGAACTTACCACCAAACACCTGGCTCACCATGCCGCCAACGGCGACGCATTGGCCCAAAGTGTGTTTGCAGAATCCGGCCGCCGCTTGGGCCAAGGGCTCAGCATAGTGATAGATCTGCTTAACCCCCAGCGCATCATTATTGGCAGCGTTTTCGCCCGCTGTGAATCGCTGATTGCTCCGGCCGCGCAGGCAGTGATCGCCCGCGAAGCACTGCCCGGCGCCGCAGCCGCGTGTGAAATAGTGCCCGCAGCGTTGGGGGAAACCATTGGCGATTACGCAGCCATTGGTGTTGCCCAACTTGCCTTAAAGCAAGCGCAGCGCTTGTAA
- a CDS encoding bifunctional rhamnulose-1-phosphate aldolase/short-chain dehydrogenase → MNQPLQSLWDDALAATLSEPEKLRYRSNLLGSDLRITNYGGGNTSAKIEMEDPLTGEQTLVLWVKGSGGDLGSIALDGFSTLYMDKLEMLKQKYRGLEHEDEMVAYLSHCTFNLNPRAASIDTPLHAYIPHPHVDHMHPDAAIAIACTKDSRALTETIFGGDMGWLPWQRPGYDLGLKLEAMAKSSPHLKGIVLEGHGIFTWGDSAKSCYLNTLEIIQKAADWLAENNTQPAFGGARIAQGLDAGARERVASHLMPLVRGKITLDQPKVGHFNDSDAVLQFVNSKNLQPLADLGTSCPDHFLRTKIKPLVLDFNPQAEDLEAELARCAANLDGLLDDYRAYYKAYYERCKRDNSPAMRDPNAVIYLVPGVGMFSFAKDKSTARIASEFYINAINVMREASGVSEYVGLDEQEAFDIEYWLLEEAKLQRMPKPKSLAGKVAFITGGAGGIGRATAERLLSEGACTMLADIDAEALAGAELELAEKFGKDRVASVRCDVTDEAGVAGAFAAAARAFGGLDILVSNAGIASAAPIEETTLALWNRNIDILATGYFLVAREGFKILKQQNIGGAMVFVASKNGLVASPNASAYCTAKAAEVQLARCLALEGAPIGVRCNVVNPDAVLRGSKIWSGQWKKERADAYNMNEEQLEEHYRQRSLLKRNVFPEDIAEAVYFLSADVSAKSTGNIINVDAGHAPSFTR, encoded by the coding sequence ATGAATCAGCCTCTCCAGAGCCTGTGGGATGACGCCCTGGCCGCCACCCTTTCCGAACCTGAAAAGCTGCGTTATCGCTCCAATCTTTTGGGGTCTGATTTGCGCATTACTAATTACGGTGGCGGTAATACCTCCGCAAAAATCGAGATGGAAGATCCGCTCACCGGCGAGCAAACCCTCGTTTTGTGGGTAAAAGGCTCCGGCGGCGACCTTGGGTCTATCGCGTTGGACGGCTTTTCCACCCTGTATATGGATAAGCTTGAAATGCTCAAGCAGAAGTACCGCGGCCTTGAGCATGAAGATGAGATGGTAGCCTACCTGTCTCACTGCACCTTTAACCTGAACCCGCGCGCGGCCAGTATTGACACCCCGCTGCACGCCTATATTCCGCACCCGCATGTGGATCACATGCACCCGGATGCCGCCATTGCCATCGCCTGCACCAAAGACAGCCGCGCGCTTACCGAAACCATTTTCGGTGGCGACATGGGCTGGCTGCCATGGCAGCGGCCCGGTTACGATCTGGGCCTGAAGCTTGAAGCCATGGCCAAATCGTCGCCGCACTTGAAGGGCATTGTGCTGGAAGGCCACGGTATTTTTACCTGGGGTGATAGCGCCAAAAGCTGTTACCTGAACACCCTTGAGATTATTCAAAAGGCCGCCGATTGGCTGGCAGAAAATAACACCCAACCCGCCTTTGGTGGCGCGCGCATCGCACAAGGTTTGGATGCGGGCGCCCGCGAACGTGTGGCCTCACATTTGATGCCGTTAGTGCGGGGCAAAATCACCCTGGATCAACCCAAGGTGGGCCACTTTAATGACAGTGACGCCGTGCTGCAGTTTGTTAATTCCAAAAATTTGCAGCCGCTGGCGGATTTGGGCACCTCTTGCCCGGATCACTTCCTGCGCACCAAAATCAAACCGCTGGTGTTGGATTTCAACCCGCAAGCCGAAGACCTAGAGGCCGAGCTTGCCCGTTGTGCAGCCAACCTCGATGGCCTGCTGGATGACTACCGCGCTTACTACAAAGCCTATTACGAGCGCTGCAAGCGCGATAACAGCCCCGCCATGCGCGACCCGAACGCTGTTATTTATTTGGTGCCGGGCGTTGGTATGTTCAGCTTTGCCAAAGATAAATCCACCGCGCGCATTGCCTCTGAGTTCTACATCAACGCCATTAATGTAATGCGCGAAGCCAGCGGTGTAAGCGAATACGTGGGCCTGGATGAGCAAGAAGCGTTTGATATCGAATATTGGTTGCTTGAAGAAGCGAAACTGCAGCGCATGCCCAAGCCAAAAAGTTTGGCGGGCAAAGTGGCTTTTATTACCGGCGGTGCCGGCGGTATTGGCCGCGCCACGGCCGAGCGTTTGCTGAGCGAAGGCGCCTGCACCATGCTCGCAGATATCGACGCCGAAGCTCTGGCAGGTGCTGAGCTCGAACTGGCTGAAAAATTCGGCAAAGATCGCGTGGCCTCTGTGCGCTGTGATGTAACCGATGAAGCCGGTGTTGCTGGCGCGTTTGCGGCCGCGGCGCGCGCCTTTGGTGGTTTGGATATTCTGGTTTCCAATGCCGGTATCGCCAGTGCTGCCCCCATTGAGGAAACCACGCTCGCGCTGTGGAATCGCAACATAGACATTCTGGCAACCGGATATTTCCTGGTGGCGCGCGAAGGTTTTAAAATTCTGAAGCAGCAAAACATTGGTGGCGCCATGGTGTTTGTGGCCAGTAAAAATGGCCTGGTGGCATCGCCTAATGCTTCCGCCTATTGCACTGCCAAAGCCGCTGAAGTGCAGCTGGCCCGTTGCCTGGCCCTTGAGGGCGCCCCCATTGGTGTGCGCTGCAACGTGGTGAACCCCGATGCCGTGCTGCGCGGCTCGAAGATTTGGTCTGGCCAATGGAAGAAAGAGCGCGCCGATGCCTACAATATGAACGAAGAGCAACTGGAAGAGCACTATCGCCAGCGCAGCCTGCTCAAGCGCAATGTATTCCCTGAAGACATTGCCGAGGCCGTGTACTTCTTGAGTGCCGACGTATCTGCCAAGTCTACCGGCAACATCATTAACGTGGACGCGGGTCACGCGCCATCGTTCACGCGCTAA
- a CDS encoding family 43 glycosylhydrolase — protein sequence MEAHDGYYLYATGPARDGLQIPVYHSKDGERWRYVSGAVVPAATPEAWNYKNFWAPEVYAWNGRYYLYYTASPGTTPANDGNRVGLAIAHSPAGPFVDHGPVIAHGSLDGSVIELPNGERYMSYALELRNGTGLGEGVIVIDRMISPAQMAGKPTVILNKHGWQEAPNIVQRGDKFFMFYAQGAWRKPEYSTRVAVASSPLGPFTELPESPVLITGPNTQGPGHGHYLRTRAGRELFYYHAWDAGMQRRSPRVAEVQWSADGVRLLPQPTAPDPYCCQLARGAVFTASYPALAR from the coding sequence TTGGAAGCCCATGACGGCTATTACCTTTATGCCACAGGTCCGGCACGCGACGGCTTACAGATTCCTGTTTATCACTCGAAAGATGGCGAGCGCTGGCGCTATGTGAGTGGCGCTGTAGTACCTGCAGCCACGCCCGAGGCGTGGAACTACAAAAACTTTTGGGCACCGGAAGTGTATGCCTGGAATGGCCGCTACTACCTTTACTACACGGCGAGCCCGGGTACTACGCCTGCCAACGATGGCAACCGCGTTGGCCTAGCAATTGCTCACTCGCCTGCCGGGCCTTTTGTGGATCATGGGCCGGTAATTGCGCACGGCAGCCTTGATGGCTCAGTGATTGAGTTGCCCAATGGCGAGCGGTACATGTCTTACGCGCTTGAGTTGCGCAACGGCACCGGGCTAGGTGAGGGGGTGATTGTAATTGACCGCATGATCTCGCCCGCACAGATGGCGGGCAAACCCACTGTCATTTTAAATAAACACGGCTGGCAGGAAGCGCCCAACATTGTTCAGCGAGGCGATAAATTTTTTATGTTTTACGCACAGGGTGCCTGGCGTAAACCCGAATACAGCACCCGTGTTGCAGTTGCGTCTTCGCCTTTGGGCCCTTTTACCGAGCTGCCGGAAAGCCCGGTGCTGATAACCGGGCCTAATACCCAGGGCCCAGGGCACGGCCATTATTTGCGTACCCGGGCCGGGCGTGAGCTCTTTTACTATCACGCGTGGGATGCTGGCATGCAGCGCCGCTCGCCGAGGGTGGCCGAGGTGCAATGGTCGGCCGATGGCGTTCGCCTATTGCCGCAGCCCACAGCCCCCGATCCCTATTGCTGTCAGCTTGCGCGTGGGGCTGTGTTCACTGCTTCATACCCTGCATTGGCACGGTAG
- a CDS encoding sugar MFS transporter, whose protein sequence is MTINSLNTDAENPAPGALAEGNRYLLPLCFLTILFFLWGFITALNDILIPHLQDVFTLSNTQAMLVQFAFFIAYFVVSLVYFLFAQKGKDLLNIIGYQNGLSLGLFVMAAGCLLFRPAASLASYGLFLFALFVLAGGMAILQIAANPYVSILGRPETASGRLNLSQALNSLGTTLAPIIGGILIFSHSGLSADVNSVAPPYTFMAATLLLMAVFFKVIKLPAFEDVSLKHNTQGNVWQFRHLTLGAVCIFMYVGAEVALGSILIKYLGLPEIAGLGELEASVYLSLYWAGLMVGRFLGAIAFSDGLKRGTLVALFALVWLLAFGICGILVDWVAASIWAGFIGINIALMFACKFSPNRTLMAFASVIVLLLAIAMLMGAQVAMWCVVAVGLFNSIMWSNVFTLAINNLGRFTSQGSSMLIMAILGAALVPPLMGLVADLVNMEMSLIVPLACYLYVIYYGLHGYRQVKP, encoded by the coding sequence ATGACCATCAACTCCCTCAATACAGATGCAGAAAACCCGGCACCCGGCGCCCTCGCAGAAGGCAACCGCTACTTGCTGCCGCTGTGCTTTCTCACCATTTTGTTTTTCCTGTGGGGGTTTATCACCGCGCTGAACGATATTTTAATTCCCCACCTGCAAGATGTTTTTACTCTGAGCAACACCCAGGCCATGTTGGTGCAGTTTGCATTTTTTATCGCCTATTTTGTGGTATCTCTGGTGTACTTTCTCTTTGCCCAAAAAGGCAAAGACTTGCTTAACATCATTGGCTACCAAAATGGCTTGAGCCTTGGGCTTTTTGTGATGGCTGCCGGTTGCCTGTTGTTTAGGCCGGCGGCAAGCCTGGCCAGCTACGGATTATTTTTATTTGCATTGTTTGTACTGGCCGGTGGCATGGCCATTCTGCAAATTGCAGCCAACCCCTATGTATCTATTCTGGGCCGCCCCGAAACAGCCTCTGGGCGGCTCAACTTATCGCAGGCGCTTAATTCACTCGGTACAACCCTCGCCCCGATAATTGGCGGCATTCTCATATTCAGCCACTCAGGCCTCAGTGCCGACGTCAACAGCGTTGCGCCACCTTATACTTTCATGGCCGCCACACTGCTGCTGATGGCGGTATTTTTTAAAGTTATCAAATTGCCCGCCTTTGAAGATGTCAGCCTTAAACACAACACCCAAGGCAATGTTTGGCAATTCCGGCACCTTACTTTGGGAGCCGTATGCATTTTTATGTATGTGGGCGCAGAAGTTGCACTGGGCAGCATCCTCATTAAATACCTTGGCCTACCTGAAATTGCAGGGCTTGGCGAACTTGAAGCCAGTGTTTACCTGTCACTTTACTGGGCAGGGCTCATGGTCGGCCGGTTTCTCGGTGCCATTGCCTTTTCGGATGGCTTAAAGCGCGGCACATTGGTGGCCCTGTTTGCGCTGGTGTGGCTACTGGCCTTTGGCATTTGCGGTATTTTGGTTGACTGGGTAGCCGCAAGTATTTGGGCAGGCTTTATTGGTATTAACATTGCACTGATGTTTGCTTGCAAATTCAGCCCCAATCGCACGCTCATGGCCTTTGCCAGTGTCATTGTGCTGCTGCTTGCCATCGCTATGCTCATGGGCGCGCAGGTTGCCATGTGGTGTGTTGTGGCAGTGGGCCTGTTTAATTCCATTATGTGGTCAAACGTATTTACGCTGGCCATCAATAATCTTGGCCGCTTCACCAGCCAAGGGTCTTCCATGTTAATTATGGCCATTCTCGGCGCGGCCCTTGTGCCGCCACTTATGGGGCTGGTTGCAGATC
- a CDS encoding prolyl oligopeptidase family serine peptidase: MISLGKYILGLSAASLLVLGCTSLTHETKPTNAASVDTLPAQLKRQAYISTQDGSEREYFVYLPQNYGRDANQRWPVLLFLHGNGERGDGKKDLDFVLTHGPIYEAWVQKRDLPFIIISPQLPLYDFPETNAYFNERRIEDVPQRRAVGVPARVPHNTPATPMTGKQATAHMANRPALLPKGWETVEADLLAMLKHAHEHLSGDQKRTYITGLSYGGFGTWFMASQHPELFAAAAPVAGWGHPSLMGPIAQAGLPVWCFAGGLDPVIPIEHFYPGLNILRDANPHATRFTVHEDMAHDVWRRVYAGGDFYQWLLGHSKP, translated from the coding sequence ATGATCAGCCTTGGCAAATATATACTCGGTTTAAGTGCGGCAAGCCTTTTGGTACTTGGCTGTACAAGCCTCACACACGAGACCAAACCCACGAATGCTGCAAGTGTTGACACCTTGCCCGCCCAGCTCAAGCGGCAGGCTTACATCAGCACACAGGATGGTAGCGAGCGCGAATACTTTGTGTACTTGCCCCAAAATTATGGGCGCGATGCCAATCAACGCTGGCCAGTGCTGTTGTTTTTGCACGGCAACGGTGAGCGCGGTGATGGCAAGAAGGACCTGGACTTTGTATTAACCCACGGCCCAATCTACGAAGCCTGGGTTCAAAAACGCGACCTGCCTTTTATTATTATCAGCCCACAACTGCCACTTTATGACTTCCCTGAAACCAACGCCTATTTCAACGAACGGCGTATAGAAGATGTACCGCAGCGGCGCGCAGTAGGCGTGCCCGCGCGCGTGCCACACAATACGCCCGCCACGCCCATGACGGGTAAACAAGCCACTGCCCACATGGCAAACAGGCCCGCACTGCTACCGAAAGGCTGGGAAACCGTTGAAGCCGACTTACTGGCAATGCTCAAGCACGCCCATGAACACCTCTCTGGTGATCAAAAGCGCACCTACATTACAGGCCTGAGCTATGGCGGCTTTGGCACCTGGTTTATGGCCAGCCAACACCCCGAACTTTTTGCCGCCGCAGCCCCCGTTGCCGGTTGGGGCCACCCGTCGCTCATGGGCCCCATCGCACAGGCCGGCTTGCCGGTGTGGTGTTTTGCAGGCGGGCTAGACCCGGTGATCCCCATTGAGCACTTCTACCCGGGCCTGAACATTTTGCGCGACGCCAACCCGCACGCCACACGGTTCACCGTGCATGAAGACATGGCGCACGATGTGTGGCGCCGCGTTTACGCTGGCGGAGATTTCTACCAATGGCTACTGGGCCACTCCAAGCCTTAA
- a CDS encoding glycoside hydrolase family 125 protein: MIKRRHFLNLAAMGTALAATPLRAASPAPTLSLKRPPVKARTYHSQAVEDTLHKVAKEIESPKLKQLFVNCFPNTLDTTVDFEFINNRPDTFIITGDIDAMWLRDSTAQVWPYLPFVHNDEKIDLLIQGLINRQTTCILKDPYANAFYKDLSRPSKWASDEPTPEPGIHERKWEIDSLCYAVRLGYHYWKATGNNSPFDVRWRTAMIAAVDTFEAEQRWSGESDYRFVRSSPRMIDAPVFEGTGRPVKPNGLIASAFRPSDDATLFPFLIPSNIFAVISLRQLSEMASQIFNDQDFARRCDKMATQVDAAIKACAIKEHEGFGKIYAYEVDGFGNALFMDDANVPSLMSLAYLNPAFAQSPVYQNTRAFLLSDNNPYYLRGTAAEGQGSPHTGKHRIWPMGIILRAMTSQSDEEITQCLQWLCTTDANTGLMHEGFDKDDPSQYSRDWFAWANTLFGELILKLQAERPALLKLAL, encoded by the coding sequence ATGATTAAGCGCCGCCACTTTTTGAACCTTGCCGCCATGGGCACAGCCCTGGCAGCCACCCCGTTGCGCGCAGCCAGCCCCGCACCCACACTCAGCCTAAAACGCCCACCTGTAAAGGCCCGCACCTATCACAGCCAGGCCGTGGAAGATACGCTACACAAGGTGGCTAAAGAAATAGAATCGCCCAAACTCAAGCAGCTGTTTGTTAACTGCTTCCCCAACACCCTTGATACCACCGTCGATTTCGAATTCATCAACAACCGGCCAGACACCTTCATCATTACCGGCGACATAGACGCCATGTGGCTGCGCGACAGCACGGCACAGGTGTGGCCCTACCTGCCCTTTGTGCACAACGATGAAAAAATTGACTTACTGATTCAAGGGCTCATCAACCGCCAAACCACCTGCATACTTAAAGACCCTTACGCCAACGCCTTTTACAAAGATTTGAGCAGGCCATCGAAATGGGCCTCTGATGAACCCACACCAGAGCCCGGCATTCACGAACGCAAATGGGAAATCGATTCTCTATGCTACGCCGTACGCCTGGGCTACCACTACTGGAAAGCCACGGGTAACAACAGCCCCTTCGATGTGCGCTGGCGCACCGCCATGATAGCCGCAGTGGATACCTTTGAAGCCGAGCAGCGCTGGTCGGGCGAATCCGACTACCGGTTTGTACGCAGCTCACCGCGCATGATAGATGCCCCGGTATTTGAGGGCACCGGGCGGCCCGTAAAACCCAACGGGCTTATCGCCAGCGCCTTTCGCCCATCAGACGATGCCACCCTCTTCCCGTTTTTGATTCCCAGCAACATTTTTGCGGTAATCAGTTTGCGCCAGCTCAGTGAAATGGCCAGCCAGATTTTTAACGACCAGGACTTTGCACGCCGCTGTGACAAAATGGCCACGCAGGTAGACGCCGCCATTAAAGCCTGCGCCATTAAAGAGCACGAAGGCTTTGGCAAAATTTACGCCTATGAAGTAGACGGCTTTGGCAACGCGCTATTTATGGACGACGCCAACGTGCCCTCGCTGATGTCGCTGGCCTACTTAAACCCTGCCTTTGCACAAAGCCCGGTTTACCAAAATACCCGCGCATTTTTATTGAGCGACAACAACCCCTACTACTTGCGCGGCACCGCCGCAGAGGGCCAGGGCAGCCCGCACACTGGCAAACACCGCATCTGGCCCATGGGCATAATCTTGCGCGCCATGACCAGCCAAAGTGACGAAGAAATTACCCAGTGCCTGCAGTGGCTGTGTACAACCGATGCCAACACAGGCTTGATGCACGAGGGGTTCGACAAAGACGACCCCAGCCAATACTCGCGCGACTGGTTTGCCTGGGCCAATACGTTGTTTGGCGAACTTATATTAAAGCTGCAAGCAGAGCGGCCAGCACTGTTGAAACTGGCCCTTTAA
- a CDS encoding FGGY-family carbohydrate kinase produces the protein MANTLVFDIGKTHVKLCVVSPGLATLAARETKNRVISQGLYPHADTDGIWQWFCEQALELNELYPIDSLNITTHGATAACVDTRTGRLALPVLDYEFTGLTDEPHIEEHYQQTRDPFALTHSPSLPAGLNLGRQLHWLAKQFPQEFERADALLMYPQYWFWRLTGECCSEVTSLGCHTDLWQPQARTFAPMVKRLGWAAKLPPVKSAQHFAQPLAEVCQSAGLKPECKVFAGIHDSNASYWRHKAGAGGAPFTVISTGTWSIVMSAATPPDSLIESHDMLANVDVNGTPVACARFMGGREYEAICKLTHAPLAQNSEPEEVDQRMQQLLASNTLALPAFAEAGGPFTQHRGRIQGELAAGSGNCLASLYCALMLDYQLDALQSQGDIIIEGAFLKNTLLCKLLAQLRAPQPILLSEDDTGTVTGCAMLARDNQLPNSALIRCEPATFSNLKSYKNLWRLSVQKLQRPTPEPT, from the coding sequence ATGGCCAACACACTGGTTTTCGATATCGGCAAAACGCACGTGAAGCTGTGCGTCGTCAGCCCCGGCCTTGCAACACTTGCCGCCCGCGAAACCAAAAACCGGGTAATCAGCCAGGGGCTCTACCCGCACGCAGATACCGACGGCATCTGGCAATGGTTTTGCGAGCAGGCCCTTGAACTCAATGAGCTCTACCCCATTGATTCGCTCAACATTACTACCCACGGCGCCACCGCGGCCTGTGTAGACACACGCACCGGGCGCCTGGCGTTGCCAGTGCTGGATTACGAGTTCACAGGCCTTACAGACGAGCCCCACATTGAAGAGCACTACCAGCAAACGCGCGACCCTTTTGCCCTTACCCACTCCCCCAGCCTGCCCGCGGGCCTGAACCTTGGCCGCCAACTGCACTGGCTGGCAAAGCAGTTTCCACAGGAATTTGAACGCGCCGACGCACTGCTGATGTACCCGCAATACTGGTTTTGGCGCCTGACAGGTGAGTGCTGTTCAGAGGTAACTTCTCTGGGTTGCCACACGGATTTATGGCAACCCCAGGCCCGCACCTTCGCCCCCATGGTGAAGCGCCTTGGCTGGGCAGCCAAGCTGCCGCCGGTAAAGAGCGCGCAACATTTTGCCCAACCTTTGGCAGAGGTTTGCCAAAGCGCCGGGCTTAAACCTGAGTGCAAAGTTTTCGCAGGCATTCACGACAGCAATGCGAGCTACTGGCGCCACAAGGCCGGGGCCGGCGGCGCGCCCTTTACGGTTATTTCAACGGGCACCTGGTCTATTGTGATGTCGGCGGCCACGCCGCCCGATTCGCTGATTGAATCACACGACATGCTGGCCAACGTTGATGTAAACGGCACGCCCGTGGCCTGCGCGCGCTTTATGGGCGGGCGCGAATACGAGGCCATCTGCAAGCTCACCCATGCACCGCTTGCACAAAACAGCGAACCCGAAGAAGTAGATCAGCGCATGCAACAATTGCTGGCCAGCAACACATTGGCGCTGCCTGCGTTTGCCGAGGCCGGCGGCCCGTTTACCCAACATCGCGGGCGCATTCAAGGCGAGCTTGCCGCAGGCAGCGGTAATTGCCTGGCATCACTTTATTGTGCACTCATGCTCGACTACCAGCTGGATGCCCTGCAAAGCCAGGGCGACATCATTATTGAAGGCGCATTTTTGAAAAACACGCTGCTGTGCAAACTGCTGGCCCAGCTGCGTGCGCCACAGCCCATTTTATTATCGGAAGACGACACCGGCACCGTCACCGGTTGCGCCATGCTGGCGCGGGATAACCAGCTACCCAACAGCGCCCTCATTCGCTGCGAGCCCGCCACTTTCAGCAATCTGAAAAGCTACAAAAATTTGTGGCGCTTGAGCGTTCAAAAATTGCAGCGCCCCACCCCGGAGCCCACATGA